In Silene latifolia isolate original U9 population chromosome 3, ASM4854445v1, whole genome shotgun sequence, a single window of DNA contains:
- the LOC141648653 gene encoding F-box protein CPR1-like, with translation MDVSFKPIKPSSLVTLPMEIIFSCILPKLPAKSLLRFKSVSKSFLTEISSPKFNASFSEANHGLLILPGKNQTFLIYELDSLCSPPTLFPYPIPSTWHDPLATIAACCESYLLIGCEYNRDSSLVLVNPTTHIFRIIPNVYVGGGLVQYGMCHCLDEFNNDDFKIVRFHQYNDPNTDDTMREVSVYSLRSNSWTVRESKIATTESIWDLVLVKNHLLVMICYSSGRITRIGCFDIKAERWSNDVVLSDTLLGEIGLNPARYHDHYRLCLLDGCLCFTCYDVNKWTNSIWVMKEYGVKESWFKFTSLPVQGPQHVFYHPIAYRKGSSHELLCLPTYGGKYLWYNLREKQFTETGLEGVHLCFAYIHKETLLNFPGGQPIHSISKEPEKEEKEDEYNYIDYGFEL, from the coding sequence ATGGATGTAAGTTTCAAACCCATTAAACCATCTTCGCTAGTTACGCTTCCCATGGAAATTATATTCTCATGTATACTTCCTAAATTACCCGCTAAATCCCTCCTCCGCTTCAAGTCCGTTTCCAAGTCTTTTCTAACCGAGATTTCGTCCCCCAAATTCAATGCTTCGTTTTCCGAGGCCAATCATGGCCTCTTAATTCTCCCAGGCAAGAACCAAACCTTTCTTATATACGAACTGGACTCTTTATGCTCTCCTCCTACGCTTTTCCCTTACCCTATACCGTCAACATGGCATGATCCCTTGGCGACGATTGCCGCTTGTTGCGAATCTTACCTCTTGATTGGGTGCGAATACAACCGAGATAGCTCTCTCGTCTTGGTCAACCCAACGACCCATATTTTTCGTATAATCCCTAACGTTTATGTTGGCGGCGGCCTTGTACAATATGGGATGTGTCACTGTTTAGATGAATTcaataatgacgatttcaaaattGTCAGGTTTCACCAATACAACGATCCAAATACGGATGATACTATGAGGGAAGTCAGTGTCTACAGTTTGAGAAGTAATTCGTGGACAGTTAGAGAAAGTAAAATTGCCACAACTGAATCGATATGGGATCTCGTCCTTGTAAAAAACCATTTACTTGTCATGATATGTTATAGTAGTGGCCGCATTACGAGAATTGGCTGTTTCGATATCAAGGCTGAACGATGGTCTAATGATGTGGTCTTGTCTGATACTCTTTTGGGTGAAATTGGTCTCAACCCAGCTCGATATCATGATCACTATCGCCTATGCTTGCTGGATGGCTGTTTGTGTTTTACATGTTACGACGTGAACAAGTGGACTAATAGTATTTGGGTTATGAAGGAATACGGTGTTAAAGAGTCTTGGTTTAAGTTTACGAGCCTTCCTGTGCAAGGGCCCCAACACGTTTTTTACCACCCTATTGCATACCGCAAAGGATCATCACATGAACTATTGTGTTTACCAACTTATGGTGGCAAATATTTATGGTATAATCTTAGAGAGAAACAATTCACTGAGACAGGACTCGAGGGTGTTCACCTATGTTTTGCATATATACACAAGGAAACCCTTTTAAACTTTCCCGGAGGTCAACCAATTCATTCGATATCCAAAGAACCCGAGAAGGAGGAGAAGGAAGATGAATATAATTATATTGACTATGGTTTTGAGTTGTGA